From a single Lolium rigidum isolate FL_2022 chromosome 7, APGP_CSIRO_Lrig_0.1, whole genome shotgun sequence genomic region:
- the LOC124674294 gene encoding ankyrin repeat and SAM domain-containing protein 6-like isoform X2, producing the protein MYADQISTGRKPSVHERLDADRPSGRGGADPALRARQAVFKRQRQTDDKWKHDLYREDNGSASTDPRDLRFKLQRKNSQQGSAGQKVSGVRDLREKLSGTMHPQPSNADPRKVKPVSEIVKVTRRENADERPVRQSKKVAKPSSSKKTSQPKAESPIDNFLKSLGLEKYSVNFQAEEVDMAALRHMTESDLKALGIPMGPRKKIILASEPRV; encoded by the exons ATGTATGCGGACCAGATCTCCACCGGCCGCAAGCCCTCCGTGCACGAGCGCCTCGACGCCGACCGCCCctccggccgcggcggcgccgacCCTGCGCTCCGGGCCCGTCAGGCGGTCTTCAAGAG GCAGCGACAAACTGATGATAAATGGAAGCATGATCTTTACCGGGAAGATAATGGATCGGCTTCAA CTGATCCACGGGATTTGCGATTCAAGCTTCAGAGGAAAAACTCTCAGCAAGGGTCTGCCGGTCAAAAGGTTTCAGGTGTACGTGATCTACGTGAGAAGCTATCTGGAACAATGCACCCACAACCATCAAATGCTGACCCTCGAAAGGTAAAACCTGTATCGGAGATTGTGAAAGTCACAAGGCGTGAAAATGCTGATGAAAGGCCTGTACGCCAAAGTAAGAAAGTAGCAAAACCGTCATCATCTAAGAAGACTTCTCAGCCAAAG GCTGAAAGTCCAATCGACAATTTCCTGAAATCACTTGGACTTGAGAAGTATTCTGTTAACTTCCAGGCAGAGGAG GTTGACATGGCAGCCCTACGTCACATGACTGAAAGTGATCTCAAGGCCTTGGGTATCCCGATG GGTCCTAGGAAGAAGATTATTCTTGCATCGGAACCCAGAGTTTAG
- the LOC124674294 gene encoding ankyrin repeat and SAM domain-containing protein 6-like isoform X1 — MYADQISTGRKPSVHERLDADRPSGRGGADPALRARQAVFKRQRQTDDKWKHDLYREDNGSASRSADPRDLRFKLQRKNSQQGSAGQKVSGVRDLREKLSGTMHPQPSNADPRKVKPVSEIVKVTRRENADERPVRQSKKVAKPSSSKKTSQPKAESPIDNFLKSLGLEKYSVNFQAEEVDMAALRHMTESDLKALGIPMGPRKKIILASEPRV; from the exons ATGTATGCGGACCAGATCTCCACCGGCCGCAAGCCCTCCGTGCACGAGCGCCTCGACGCCGACCGCCCctccggccgcggcggcgccgacCCTGCGCTCCGGGCCCGTCAGGCGGTCTTCAAGAG GCAGCGACAAACTGATGATAAATGGAAGCATGATCTTTACCGGGAAGATAATGGATCGGCTTCAA GATCAGCTGATCCACGGGATTTGCGATTCAAGCTTCAGAGGAAAAACTCTCAGCAAGGGTCTGCCGGTCAAAAGGTTTCAGGTGTACGTGATCTACGTGAGAAGCTATCTGGAACAATGCACCCACAACCATCAAATGCTGACCCTCGAAAGGTAAAACCTGTATCGGAGATTGTGAAAGTCACAAGGCGTGAAAATGCTGATGAAAGGCCTGTACGCCAAAGTAAGAAAGTAGCAAAACCGTCATCATCTAAGAAGACTTCTCAGCCAAAG GCTGAAAGTCCAATCGACAATTTCCTGAAATCACTTGGACTTGAGAAGTATTCTGTTAACTTCCAGGCAGAGGAG GTTGACATGGCAGCCCTACGTCACATGACTGAAAGTGATCTCAAGGCCTTGGGTATCCCGATG GGTCCTAGGAAGAAGATTATTCTTGCATCGGAACCCAGAGTTTAG